In Clostridium swellfunianum, a genomic segment contains:
- a CDS encoding alpha/beta fold hydrolase, translating to MKEYFLNKTSCMLRYNDFPGDEMPIIFIHGLGCAGSFDYPQVAAQEALRKHRCILIDLLGAGYSDKPDNFGYTVKEHAEYLVEFIDSLKIDSFILFGHSLGGAVALSLADMCKGKISKIILSESNLDKSVEGSTSKYISYFDLQDFISSGFNKLIQDSKASGNEMWAASLSLWSPKAAYLISKSAAIGEEPSWREILYSLQCPKTFIFGESSLPDPDMQVLSEHGIKIEIVEKAGHSMAWENPKGLAEAIMNSE from the coding sequence ATGAAAGAGTATTTCCTAAACAAAACTAGTTGTATGCTTCGCTATAATGATTTTCCGGGCGATGAAATGCCGATTATTTTTATCCATGGACTTGGTTGTGCTGGATCGTTTGATTATCCTCAAGTAGCTGCACAAGAAGCTTTGAGAAAACATCGATGCATTTTAATAGATCTCTTAGGTGCAGGATACAGTGACAAGCCTGATAATTTTGGATATACAGTTAAAGAGCACGCAGAATATTTAGTAGAATTTATTGATTCTTTAAAAATTGATTCATTTATCTTATTTGGGCATAGTTTAGGCGGCGCAGTTGCACTTTCTTTGGCTGACATGTGTAAAGGCAAAATTTCTAAGATTATTCTAAGTGAATCAAATTTAGATAAAAGTGTTGAAGGTTCAACAAGTAAGTATATTTCTTATTTTGATTTACAGGACTTCATTAGTAGTGGATTTAATAAGTTGATTCAGGATAGTAAAGCAAGTGGAAATGAGATGTGGGCAGCATCATTATCTCTTTGGTCACCTAAGGCTGCATATTTGATATCAAAATCTGCAGCAATAGGTGAAGAGCCTTCGTGGAGAGAAATATTATATTCACTTCAATGTCCTAAAACATTTATTTTTGGAGAGAGCTCATTGCCAGATCCAGATATGCAGGTGCTCTCTGAGCATGGTATTAAAATTGAGATTGTAGAGAAAGCTGGGCACTCTATGGCTTGGGAGAATCCAAAAGGACTAGCTGAAGCAATTATGAATAGTGAATGA
- a CDS encoding carbon-nitrogen hydrolase family protein — MKNLKVALLQHMPGDTLEENLQKGLDYCRKSKEMGAELALFPEMWSVGYNIPEDIAELKARAVAADSEFVNSFGKLAKELNMAIGITFLEKYEPLPRNTLCLFDRFGNRRLTYAKVHTCDFGDECRLTSGEDFHVANLDTEQGNVKIGVMICYDREFPESARILMIKGAEIILVPNACPMEINRISQLRARAYENMVGIATVNYPKGKPDCNGHSTAFDGIAYRPSDFGSRDTLILEAGEREGIYIADFPIDEIREYRSCEVHGNAYRHPQKYKLLVSENIEEPFIRKDYRKQ; from the coding sequence GTGAAAAATCTGAAAGTAGCTTTATTGCAGCATATGCCTGGAGATACCTTAGAGGAGAACCTACAAAAGGGGTTGGATTATTGCAGAAAATCCAAGGAAATGGGTGCAGAACTAGCATTGTTTCCTGAAATGTGGAGTGTTGGCTATAACATTCCTGAAGATATTGCTGAATTGAAAGCAAGGGCTGTAGCTGCTGATAGTGAGTTTGTTAATTCATTTGGTAAACTTGCAAAAGAACTTAATATGGCCATCGGAATAACCTTTCTTGAAAAGTATGAGCCGCTGCCAAGGAACACGCTCTGTCTGTTTGATCGTTTTGGCAACAGGAGACTTACCTATGCAAAGGTACATACTTGTGATTTTGGTGATGAGTGCCGATTAACCTCAGGCGAAGATTTTCATGTTGCCAATTTAGATACTGAGCAGGGCAATGTAAAAATAGGTGTAATGATTTGCTACGACAGAGAGTTTCCTGAAAGTGCTAGGATTCTTATGATAAAAGGGGCTGAGATTATTTTAGTACCAAACGCTTGCCCTATGGAGATAAACCGCATTTCACAGCTTAGGGCAAGAGCCTATGAAAATATGGTTGGCATTGCCACTGTAAATTATCCAAAAGGCAAGCCTGACTGCAATGGGCATTCTACCGCATTTGATGGTATTGCATACAGGCCTTCTGACTTTGGTTCTAGAGATACGCTTATTCTTGAAGCTGGTGAACGAGAGGGCATTTATATAGCTGATTTTCCTATTGATGAAATCAGAGAGTATAGAAGCTGTGAAGTACATGGCAACGCCTATCGCCATCCACAGAAATACAAACTACTGGTGTCTGAAAATATTGAAGAGCCATTCATCAGAAAGGATTACAGAAAACAGTAA
- a CDS encoding alpha-glucosidase, whose protein sequence is MNISKRAITNPIVGNLKLKALPKLLKSQLDEGFVDTFLTLLNTEQETAKVDEEPIQKAWWKEAVFYQIYPRSFKDSNGDGIGDLQGIISKLDYIKELGIDAIWLSPIYDSPNDDNGYDIRDYHKIMAEFGTMEDFDKLLTEVHNRHMRLIMDLVVNHTSDEHEWYQKAINEPDSKYGDYYIFKDKPNNWTSFFSGSAWNYVEERKQYALHLFSKKQMDLNWENETLRHELHAMVKWWLEKGVDGFRLDVINYISKRIGLPDGNESIGKLMGYHGVEHYFYGPRLHEYLHEMKEKVFSPYKAFSVGETPGTGMEMSKLLTADYRKELDMVFSFDHLETPGHTRFDDYQYDLNYLKSYMINWMENYGNHCQPSLFYENHDNPRMISKINPDMQNRKVLGKLLAVIQLTLRGTPFIYQGQELGMINQNFKSIEEFRDVESLNLYEELCKTMNKEEAFAKILAGSRDHARTPMQWNNQQYAGFSTGEPWIIMDEDYKNCNAEAQIQDENSILSFYQKLIAFRKEHKVIYYGDVVFTNKKEKDIFTYYRKDEKETLYIEINLSSSSKKRTKSPEGIPLLSNYAEVSSFLRPYEASIWKIK, encoded by the coding sequence ATGAATATAAGCAAAAGGGCTATTACTAATCCTATCGTAGGTAATCTGAAGCTAAAGGCTTTGCCAAAGCTTCTAAAAAGCCAGCTGGATGAAGGTTTTGTAGATACTTTTCTTACTCTTTTAAACACCGAACAGGAAACAGCAAAGGTCGATGAGGAACCAATTCAAAAAGCTTGGTGGAAGGAAGCGGTATTTTATCAGATTTATCCTAGAAGCTTTAAAGACAGCAATGGAGATGGCATTGGCGATCTGCAGGGCATAATAAGCAAATTGGACTACATAAAAGAGCTGGGTATTGATGCTATCTGGCTTTCACCTATATATGATTCTCCCAATGATGATAATGGGTACGACATAAGAGATTATCATAAAATAATGGCTGAGTTTGGTACAATGGAAGACTTCGATAAGCTACTAACTGAGGTTCATAACCGGCATATGAGACTTATTATGGATTTGGTGGTTAACCATACCTCAGATGAACATGAATGGTATCAGAAGGCTATAAATGAACCGGATTCAAAGTATGGAGACTATTATATTTTTAAAGACAAACCAAACAACTGGACCTCATTTTTTAGCGGCAGTGCTTGGAACTATGTAGAAGAACGCAAGCAATATGCTCTGCATTTATTTTCAAAGAAGCAGATGGATTTAAACTGGGAAAATGAAACACTTCGTCATGAGCTTCATGCTATGGTAAAATGGTGGCTGGAAAAGGGTGTAGATGGATTCCGTTTAGATGTCATTAATTATATATCTAAGCGCATTGGTTTGCCGGATGGTAATGAAAGTATTGGCAAGCTTATGGGCTATCATGGAGTAGAGCATTATTTCTACGGACCTCGCCTCCATGAATATCTGCATGAAATGAAAGAAAAGGTGTTTAGCCCATACAAGGCTTTTTCCGTTGGAGAAACTCCTGGAACAGGAATGGAGATGAGCAAGCTATTAACTGCTGATTATCGAAAGGAACTGGACATGGTATTTTCCTTTGATCATCTGGAAACTCCGGGACATACACGTTTTGATGACTATCAATATGACCTTAATTATTTAAAAAGCTATATGATTAATTGGATGGAGAATTACGGGAATCATTGTCAGCCCTCACTATTCTATGAAAACCATGATAATCCACGCATGATTTCTAAGATAAATCCAGATATGCAGAATCGAAAGGTCCTGGGCAAGCTTTTGGCAGTAATCCAGCTTACCTTGCGAGGTACCCCATTTATTTATCAGGGTCAGGAGCTTGGAATGATAAATCAGAATTTCAAATCCATTGAAGAGTTTCGTGATGTGGAGTCGTTGAATCTTTATGAGGAGCTGTGTAAAACAATGAATAAGGAAGAGGCCTTTGCTAAAATATTAGCCGGGTCAAGAGACCATGCCAGAACACCTATGCAGTGGAACAATCAGCAATATGCAGGCTTTTCTACTGGGGAGCCCTGGATTATAATGGATGAGGATTATAAAAATTGCAATGCAGAGGCGCAGATTCAAGATGAGAACTCCATCCTTAGTTTTTATCAGAAATTGATTGCGTTCCGAAAAGAGCATAAGGTTATCTATTATGGAGATGTAGTATTTACAAATAAAAAAGAAAAAGATATATTCACCTATTATCGTAAGGATGAAAAAGAAACTCTGTATATTGAAATAAATTTAAGTTCATCCAGTAAGAAACGAACAAAGTCTCCTGAAGGGATTCCTTTGTTATCCAATTATGCAGAAGTATCATCATTCCTACGGCCATATGAGGCAAGTATATGGAAAATTAAATAG
- a CDS encoding glycoside-pentoside-hexuronide (GPH):cation symporter — protein sequence MIVKTKRNYNRYMFGLGTIGRDMLYTIVSMYLLFFLTDILDLPDSTMWWMTGAMTILRVFDAVNDPIMGFLVDNTRSRFGKFKPWIVIGGIVGGFLTVLLFFDFGLSGTSYVTMFVVIYLLWDFTYGANDIAYWSMLPSLTLDQKEREKTGSFARICANIGLFTTVVGILPFTNALGGDKRAWQITAIVIVLVTWAFLMFTVFGVKEDKNINVKQESTSLKEMFSVLFHNDQLLFTAISMALFMIGYSTTTSFGVYFFKYAFKDEGMYSVFAAILGISQLAALSVFPLFSKKFSRKTLYAFATILVVAGYVIFFLSPMSMLFIGAAGILLFTGQAFIQLLMLMFLTDTVEYGQWKLGRRNESITFSVQPFINKIGGAIANGIVGVTLIVSGINAAKTPNDVTDSGLLIMKLAMLILPLIFIVIGYIIYYKKFRIDKQMYDSIISQLAARGDINA from the coding sequence ATGATAGTAAAAACAAAAAGGAATTATAATCGTTATATGTTTGGTCTTGGTACTATCGGCAGAGATATGCTTTATACAATTGTAAGCATGTATCTTCTATTTTTCTTGACGGATATTTTGGATTTGCCGGATTCCACTATGTGGTGGATGACGGGAGCAATGACAATACTTCGCGTATTCGATGCAGTAAATGATCCAATCATGGGATTTTTGGTAGATAATACTCGCTCACGCTTTGGCAAGTTTAAGCCATGGATTGTGATAGGAGGCATTGTTGGAGGTTTTCTCACAGTTTTATTATTCTTTGATTTTGGCTTGAGTGGAACATCATATGTAACAATGTTTGTTGTTATTTACCTTCTCTGGGACTTTACCTATGGAGCCAATGATATAGCTTATTGGTCAATGCTTCCTTCCTTGACTCTTGACCAAAAGGAACGTGAGAAAACTGGTTCCTTTGCTAGAATATGTGCAAATATAGGACTATTTACAACGGTAGTGGGTATATTGCCTTTTACCAACGCCTTGGGTGGAGATAAAAGGGCTTGGCAGATTACAGCAATTGTGATTGTATTGGTTACCTGGGCATTTCTTATGTTTACGGTATTTGGAGTGAAAGAAGATAAAAATATTAATGTTAAGCAGGAGTCCACTTCCTTAAAGGAAATGTTTAGTGTTCTGTTCCACAATGATCAGCTATTATTTACAGCCATATCAATGGCCTTATTTATGATTGGTTATTCTACTACCACCAGTTTTGGAGTCTATTTCTTTAAATATGCTTTTAAAGATGAAGGAATGTATTCGGTGTTCGCTGCGATTCTTGGGATATCACAGCTGGCAGCCTTATCCGTATTTCCTCTATTCTCAAAGAAATTCAGCAGGAAAACCTTATATGCCTTTGCAACTATATTGGTAGTAGCAGGGTATGTAATATTCTTTCTTTCGCCAATGAGTATGTTGTTTATCGGCGCTGCTGGCATCCTTCTTTTTACAGGGCAGGCTTTCATTCAGCTCTTAATGCTGATGTTTTTGACGGATACGGTAGAGTACGGACAATGGAAGCTTGGACGCCGCAACGAAAGCATCACTTTCTCTGTACAGCCCTTTATCAATAAAATAGGTGGAGCAATTGCTAATGGGATTGTTGGCGTGACCTTAATAGTGTCTGGTATTAATGCTGCAAAAACACCCAATGATGTTACAGATTCAGGGCTTCTTATTATGAAGCTGGCAATGCTGATTTTACCTCTCATTTTTATTGTAATTGGTTATATTATCTATTATAAAAAGTTCAGGATTGATAAACAGATGTATGACAGCATAATATCTCAATTGGCTGCCCGTGGTGATATAAATGCATAA
- a CDS encoding GNAT family N-acetyltransferase: protein MSANFYHNNSKQVHLKNGSNLVIRRPVAEDAEKMVEYLNIVGGESDNLLFGKGEFRLSVEKEAEYIKSISSDNNILMLLGIIDNNIVSVAQITSSNRKRIAHNAEISISVKKEYWGTGIGSAVMSELIEFAKEHDIIKNISLGVKASNLSALKLYEKFGFIKVGAHKNFFNVNGVFDDEILMDLYL, encoded by the coding sequence ATGAGTGCAAATTTTTATCACAATAATTCAAAACAAGTACACTTAAAGAACGGTAGTAATCTTGTAATAAGAAGACCTGTAGCAGAGGATGCGGAAAAAATGGTTGAATACCTTAATATTGTGGGCGGAGAGAGTGATAATCTGCTGTTTGGCAAGGGCGAATTTAGGCTTTCAGTTGAGAAGGAAGCAGAGTACATTAAAAGTATAAGCAGTGATAACAATATTCTTATGCTTTTAGGAATTATAGATAACAACATAGTAAGCGTGGCTCAGATAACCAGCAGCAACAGAAAAAGAATAGCCCATAATGCTGAGATTTCTATTTCAGTAAAAAAGGAATATTGGGGAACTGGTATTGGAAGTGCTGTAATGAGCGAGCTTATAGAGTTTGCCAAGGAACATGATATTATAAAAAATATCAGTCTTGGCGTTAAGGCAAGCAACCTTAGTGCCCTAAAGCTTTATGAAAAGTTTGGCTTTATTAAGGTTGGCGCACATAAAAACTTTTTCAATGTAAATGGTGTTTTTGATGATGAAATATTAATGGATTTATATTTATAA
- a CDS encoding DUF1048 domain-containing protein — protein MLLELRLLRIRIRQQTKLNEANREAYDAIKDYLSNSSLVFFEREEVLQQVLDMMLQAQIEDKDINLFLGNDHKNFCDSIISEYSTTKSFMLRIISFIEVLIFYMLLGIVLDMIFLNAPSFTISTIIYFGFFFFIFNPIFRKSKKEIVYPRNNKMLSPGAVSMFLFVLYIVASRILYNIGKKHGLDLLHAQINIYALRYLLIFSILFVLTSETYKLICNKQRVF, from the coding sequence ATGCTATTAGAATTAAGATTATTGAGAATAAGGATAAGACAGCAAACTAAACTAAATGAAGCGAACCGGGAAGCATATGATGCTATAAAAGATTACCTATCTAACAGTTCCTTAGTGTTTTTTGAAAGAGAAGAAGTATTGCAGCAAGTACTGGATATGATGCTTCAAGCACAAATTGAAGATAAAGATATAAATTTATTTCTTGGAAATGACCATAAGAACTTTTGCGATTCAATAATAAGTGAATACAGTACCACAAAAAGTTTTATGCTGAGAATCATAAGTTTTATTGAGGTGCTTATCTTTTATATGCTGCTAGGAATAGTACTTGATATGATATTTTTAAATGCACCAAGCTTCACGATAAGTACTATAATTTATTTTGGATTTTTCTTTTTTATCTTCAATCCAATATTTCGAAAGTCCAAAAAGGAGATTGTTTATCCGAGAAATAATAAAATGCTTTCTCCCGGTGCAGTTTCTATGTTTCTATTTGTTTTGTATATTGTTGCAAGCAGGATATTATATAATATAGGAAAAAAGCATGGATTAGATCTTCTCCATGCTCAAATAAATATATATGCACTAAGATATCTGCTAATTTTCAGTATTTTATTTGTATTAACCTCAGAAACCTATAAACTAATATGTAATAAACAGAGAGTGTTTTAG
- a CDS encoding class I SAM-dependent methyltransferase, whose protein sequence is MDLTKSLLDEFGINPNEEILQSLKGIDYPKDYNPIEDFAKKIIERNKFINNLIQKGFLQNDISNFNVLEIGGGICSTAAAFANKCNTVISFELEKIHCLYAKRCKEYFNIQNLAIYLGSIIGIERNKHYSIKSNSVDLVISYLGMFRFTILDSLDTIHETLKPNGKFICVYPRFWTNSTEINSIDKELLNRALSKNQDWNEFENELKEKLSNLNFAIEHEGVFENQEMIPMGGDVIIGSNIASTREEYLNNPIEEVIFGKTLITCNTLICRKL, encoded by the coding sequence ATGGATTTAACAAAATCACTTCTGGATGAATTTGGTATAAACCCAAACGAAGAAATATTACAATCGTTAAAAGGTATTGATTATCCAAAAGACTATAATCCTATTGAGGATTTTGCTAAAAAGATAATTGAACGAAATAAATTTATTAATAATCTTATTCAAAAAGGATTTTTACAAAATGACATTTCAAATTTTAATGTTTTAGAAATTGGCGGTGGAATATGTAGTACCGCAGCAGCATTTGCAAATAAATGTAATACCGTAATTTCATTTGAATTAGAAAAAATACATTGTTTATATGCTAAAAGGTGCAAAGAATATTTTAATATTCAAAATTTAGCTATATATTTGGGAAGCATCATCGGAATAGAAAGAAATAAGCATTATTCAATAAAGAGTAATTCAGTAGATTTAGTAATTTCTTATCTAGGAATGTTCAGATTTACTATTTTAGATAGTTTAGACACAATACATGAAACATTAAAACCGAATGGAAAATTCATTTGTGTATATCCTAGATTTTGGACAAATTCAACTGAAATAAACAGTATTGATAAAGAACTTTTAAACAGAGCATTATCTAAAAATCAAGACTGGAATGAATTTGAAAACGAGCTGAAAGAGAAGCTTAGTAATTTAAATTTTGCAATAGAACATGAAGGTGTATTTGAAAATCAAGAAATGATACCAATGGGGGGAGATGTGATAATTGGATCAAATATTGCATCTACAAGGGAAGAGTATTTAAATAATCCTATTGAGGAAGTTATTTTTGGAAAAACACTTATAACATGTAATACTTTAATATGTCGTAAATTATAG
- a CDS encoding GrpB family protein, translating into MGKELSEMTLEELWELFPIILKEHNKEYKNWYEIEKENLLNCINKKNILRINHIGSSVVEGLISKPTVDILLEIANETDIEQLTNTLIEKGWILMSSRRNPTLQLSFNKGYTKQGFAEKVYHLHVRYYGNWNELYFRDYLIEHKEVADEYGKLKLGLIEKYEHIRDGYTDAKANFILKYTEKAKEEYNNKYNPV; encoded by the coding sequence ATGGGAAAAGAGTTATCGGAAATGACGTTAGAAGAATTATGGGAGTTATTCCCTATCATTTTAAAAGAACATAATAAAGAATATAAAAATTGGTATGAAATTGAAAAAGAAAATCTTTTAAATTGTATTAATAAGAAGAATATTTTACGCATAAATCATATTGGAAGCAGTGTAGTTGAAGGGTTAATATCTAAGCCAACAGTAGATATTTTATTAGAAATTGCTAACGAAACAGATATTGAACAATTAACCAATACCCTAATTGAGAAGGGTTGGATATTGATGTCTTCCCGAAGAAATCCAACCTTGCAGCTCTCCTTTAATAAAGGCTATACAAAACAAGGGTTTGCGGAAAAAGTATATCATCTGCATGTTCGTTACTACGGTAACTGGAATGAGTTGTATTTTAGAGATTACCTTATAGAGCATAAAGAAGTTGCTGATGAATATGGCAAACTCAAATTAGGCTTGATTGAGAAATATGAACATATTCGAGATGGATATACAGATGCTAAAGCCAATTTTATTTTGAAATATACAGAAAAAGCAAAAGAAGAATACAATAACAAATATAACCCCGTATAA
- a CDS encoding DUF2971 domain-containing protein, translated as MNEYRNKHIKCFNPSTEDRSLYAKQRIYHYTSPRGLYAILDNSTIRFTDCQFLNDKSEYTHIKKPLIKAFEEIKHELHNDLETGVMELLNNNFEQDDIKIEGKSSKQSLQFIKKRYYVFCSSTAQDSLGMWNYYVKGGNYQGYNMGLSISKLLDCFSTIRNPEIDVFYGKVIYKERDQINLLKDLLLKADQDLEDKLRKATSSEDISLSEQDIIGEVLAFIENYRLFFKDEAFSNEKEYRFVIKLPIEFTPNTSDPISIGFDVKNGVFTPFCVLSISKENTIDSIMLSPMLESELAEQGLKRYLNLKGFSSITIEQSKVPIRY; from the coding sequence ATGAACGAATATCGAAATAAGCATATTAAATGCTTTAATCCATCCACAGAAGATAGAAGTTTATATGCTAAACAACGAATATATCACTATACATCTCCACGCGGGCTTTATGCCATTTTAGACAATTCCACTATTAGATTTACTGATTGCCAGTTCTTAAATGATAAATCAGAATATACGCATATCAAAAAACCACTAATTAAAGCTTTTGAAGAAATTAAACATGAATTACACAATGATTTGGAAACAGGTGTAATGGAATTACTCAATAATAATTTTGAACAAGATGATATTAAGATAGAGGGGAAATCTTCTAAACAATCATTACAATTTATAAAAAAGAGGTATTATGTATTTTGCAGTTCAACAGCACAAGATTCATTAGGAATGTGGAATTACTATGTAAAAGGTGGCAATTATCAAGGATATAATATGGGGCTTAGTATAAGTAAGTTACTTGATTGTTTTTCGACCATTAGAAATCCTGAAATTGATGTTTTTTACGGTAAAGTAATTTATAAGGAAAGGGATCAAATTAATCTACTAAAAGATTTACTATTAAAAGCAGACCAAGATCTCGAAGACAAATTGAGAAAAGCTACAAGTTCAGAAGATATTAGTTTAAGTGAACAAGATATAATAGGAGAAGTGTTAGCATTTATAGAAAACTACAGATTGTTTTTTAAGGATGAAGCATTCAGCAATGAGAAAGAATATCGATTTGTAATAAAACTTCCGATTGAATTTACACCTAATACGAGCGATCCAATTTCTATTGGATTCGATGTTAAAAATGGAGTCTTCACACCTTTTTGTGTATTGTCTATTAGTAAAGAAAACACAATTGATTCTATAATGTTATCTCCAATGCTAGAAAGTGAGTTAGCAGAGCAAGGATTAAAAAGATATTTAAACCTTAAAGGTTTTAGTAGTATTACAATTGAACAATCAAAAGTACCAATACGATATTAA
- a CDS encoding PF20097 family protein, producing the protein MMKLECPYCKEKLKVGFIQGGRYSFKWHNADAGAKEKYTIFGGEVLSYNRLVKCFRCTKCHKIIIDLYDCKL; encoded by the coding sequence ATGATGAAATTGGAATGTCCATACTGTAAGGAAAAGCTGAAAGTAGGATTTATTCAAGGGGGAAGATACTCGTTTAAATGGCACAATGCCGATGCGGGGGCAAAAGAAAAATACACTATTTTTGGCGGTGAAGTGCTAAGTTATAACAGATTGGTTAAATGCTTTAGATGCACAAAGTGTCATAAAATAATAATTGATTTATATGACTGTAAACTATAA
- a CDS encoding VOC family protein, producing the protein MLGLKTVVLECKDIPQLLDFYSQLLKWPVVYKEETFVRIQSGDTGMCIGFQYAEDYIPPVWPSQVGKQQMMCHLDFGVTDKNELEAATKKAVQLGAKIADEQFGEDEWITLIDPAGHPFCFVLWD; encoded by the coding sequence ATGTTAGGATTAAAGACAGTTGTTTTAGAATGCAAAGATATTCCACAATTACTGGATTTTTATAGCCAGCTGTTAAAATGGCCGGTTGTATACAAGGAAGAGACCTTTGTGCGAATTCAATCGGGAGATACAGGTATGTGTATAGGTTTTCAATATGCCGAGGATTATATTCCACCGGTATGGCCATCCCAGGTTGGAAAGCAACAAATGATGTGTCATTTGGATTTTGGAGTAACAGATAAAAATGAATTGGAAGCAGCGACGAAAAAGGCAGTACAATTAGGGGCGAAAATTGCAGATGAGCAATTTGGTGAGGATGAATGGATAACTTTGATTGATCCAGCGGGACATCCCTTTTGTTTTGTGCTTTGGGACTGA
- a CDS encoding cupin domain-containing protein, whose amino-acid sequence MRSAVNLVDKLYVYDKIGQLNGHILSVVNVENRTLDFHIHECSDELFYVIEGRFHLETDEGLIEVNEGEFIIVPKGIRHRPVVKNLTRFLMIELEGTLNKENSGDLYED is encoded by the coding sequence TTGAGATCAGCAGTAAATTTGGTTGATAAGTTATATGTATATGATAAGATAGGTCAATTAAATGGGCATATTCTTAGTGTTGTCAATGTAGAAAATCGCACATTGGATTTTCATATTCATGAATGTTCAGATGAATTGTTCTATGTAATTGAAGGCAGGTTTCATTTGGAAACCGATGAAGGATTGATTGAAGTAAATGAAGGAGAATTTATTATTGTACCTAAAGGAATTAGACATAGACCTGTAGTGAAGAACTTAACAAGATTCTTGATGATTGAGTTAGAAGGTACACTTAACAAAGAAAATAGTGGAGATTTATATGAGGATTAA
- a CDS encoding DUF2812 domain-containing protein yields MKKITKLFTNIKAEETWLAQQKGWKLVYTNGIRYTFEESCCIYNYEYIYFDKSKKELDDIRKQIVDDDIEFVCNSSSWALFRKDAAKGQIHVYADNYLKYKILMKKYKSAMALGACYMCLGSSQVALASAVNSFFNLASPLFYLSSFMFFMAASSYKKYSLEYDDGSYAERMKKEK; encoded by the coding sequence ATGAAAAAGATAACAAAATTGTTTACCAATATAAAAGCCGAGGAGACCTGGCTTGCTCAGCAGAAGGGATGGAAGCTTGTTTATACCAATGGTATTCGCTATACATTTGAGGAGAGCTGTTGCATATATAATTACGAGTATATATATTTTGATAAAAGCAAGAAGGAATTGGACGATATAAGAAAACAAATTGTAGATGATGACATAGAATTTGTATGCAATTCATCATCTTGGGCTCTTTTCAGAAAAGATGCAGCAAAAGGGCAAATTCATGTTTATGCTGATAACTACCTGAAATATAAGATACTAATGAAAAAATACAAGTCAGCCATGGCTTTAGGTGCCTGCTATATGTGTCTAGGTTCTTCACAGGTTGCCTTAGCATCTGCAGTGAATAGTTTCTTCAATTTAGCTTCGCCATTATTTTATTTAAGTAGTTTTATGTTTTTCATGGCTGCTTCTTCTTATAAGAAATATTCATTAGAGTATGATGATGGTTCCTACGCTGAGAGAATGAAGAAAGAAAAGTAG